The nucleotide window AGGTTGCCACTTCAGCTTACTTGGAGTACTCCCTGTTACTTAAATCAAGGGGGTATAGTGAAGATGACATAAGGAAGGACCTCCTCTTATTCAAGGATTTCCCCAATTTGGATGAAGCCCCTCTCAATCTTGAAGTACTGATAAAAGCTTCGGAGCTCAGGGAAATCTACAATATTTCATTCTTCGATTCACTTCATGCAGCAACAGCCCTACTCTTCGATGGAGTTATTGCCTCAATGGACAAAGCTTACACATCGATTAAAGGCTTGAAAGTTGTGTTACCAACAGAAGTCTAGTATTGTTTATTGGAGCTAGACTATGTGATGAATGAAGCCATATTGATGAGCATAAGTTACAAATAGTATGAATCCTGACGTTATCCTAAGATCTCCTAAACTAACAATTACTGGCAGATAACGGCTTATCCTATTTTCAGCCTTCCAACTTTGAAAAATAATGTTTATCATGCTCTCTCGGAACTTTCACTCCTCTAAGAAAACTCTATGAATTGATGACTGCTGATGAGGAGGGCAGGCTGAGAATTATTGGATTCTGCGATCTTGATGTGGTATTTCAGGGTGTTGAGGTGCCTGGTGGATGTAGATTTGAAGTGGCGGAAAACTTGAGGGAGGACTTTGATTTAATAATTGGGAGGCCGGAAATAGATGCTTATGATAATTTCCACACGTGAGGTCTTCAGTTCATCAGTCCATTACATGAACTATTTGTACACAATTTTCTCAATTCCTCATACTGAGCTCCTAAAGCAAGTTGTCAACAACTAATAATTGGCCTATTAATTGAAGTATGACTTGCTGGAATTTAGGACTTCTCCCTATCCTCTATTGCTTTAATGAATCTTTCTAAGATGTTTTTAGCATATGGTTTAAGTTCTTCTGGTATGTAGGGGTCTTCTAGACTATTTTTGACTCTCATTTCCACCCATTTGCAATCCCCCTTTCGTAATGCATACTCCAACTCCTTTTCAAGTGCTGTGTAGTGTATTGTGTAGACTAGGGTTCTTGGCGCATCTATTATGAGCCCTTTATAGATCTTCATCCCCCTCCTCTTCCACTCACTTATCTCGACGAGCTCATGGATTAAGAGATACTCATTTCCGAGAATGTCATTTAAGGTGGTTGTGTCTCCTGTAAAAGTTTCAGTGGACATGTAATCTATGAAGTCTTGAGCTGATACGTCGCCTAAATGGTAGTTGAGGGATTCAAGTATCCTCTTAGCCATTTCAACTCTGCCCTCAATTTCAGCCAACATAAACTCACCTATAACATGGAATTACCAGTCTGTAAAGTTAAATATTTTAGCCATTTATATATCGTCTTTCAGCTTCAATAGATGTAAGAATAGTTTTGTATGTAAAGCTCAATTTATGCTACGCATACCATTTTTATGAGAATTTTAATTGAACCCCTCTTCTAAACTTAACTCGCTTATTTCCACATCAACCTCTCCCTTCTCCCTAACCATTTGATGCTTCCTCTACACTTGAAGTCCTTTGACATTTTCAAGTTAGATAGAAAGGTTATAAGTATGTTATGTGCAGTAATGAATGTAGGGTATATGTTGAATGGTGTTATTTGTGTCTAGTGAACTTAAGAGGCAGTTCATGGAACTCCTTGAAAAGGATGTGGAATTTAGGTATGCTGTGGCAGGTTACCTTGGGCTATCTGAGATCATTAAGAGGCTTGATGAACATGACCGCAAGTTCAATGAAATTCTTGCCGAAATTAAGGCTCTTCGAGAAGACCAGAAAAGATTATGGGAGAATCAAAATAAGCTTTGGGAAAACCAGAATAGACTCTGGGAGGAAATCAAAGCATTAAGAGAGGGGCAAAGCAAACTGTGGGAGGAAATCAAAAACCTAAGAGAAGGACAAAACAAAATATGGGAAGAAGTAAAAAGTCTAAGAGAAGGACAGAGCAAGCTGTGGGAGGAAGTTAAGAGTTTAAGAGAAGGACAGAATAAACTATGGGAAGAAACCAAAGCATTAAGAGAAGGTCAAAGTAGGCTTTGGGAGGAGGTTAAGAGTCTAAGGGAGGGACAGAATAAATTGTGGGGTGAAGTGAGGGGTCTTAGGGAAGTTTACGTTAGATTAGAGGGTAGGGTGACTGGTCTTGAGAAGGCTGTATCTACGCTGGCTAGAACTATTGGTGTAACCCTCAACGATTTTGTAGCATCTTTCGTTGAAGAAATGCTTAGATTAAGCGGTATCCCAGAAGAGAAGATTAATGTTTCAGCAAATGTAAGGATAGCTTATGGCGAAACAATTCGAGAAGTCGACATCTTTAACTCCGACCCCATAGTTGTAGGTCAAGTAACCACATATATTTCAAGTATTGAAGAGGCGAAGAACGAGTTAAACAAGCTCCTCGAAGACGTAAGATTTGTGGAGAAGATAGCTGGAAGGAAAGTCTTTATGGCAATCCTCGCTGTTGAAAACACTCCAGAAGAAGTGGCAAAGTTCCTAGAAGCCGAATGTGAAAAACTCAACGTGAAATTCATACCTGGAAGACTCATCCCAAAAATCCCCACATATTGAATAAGATGTATAGAATTAAAATAAGAGTATACTGACTTTTATTCAATGAAGAGGTAGAGGTATGAGGATAAGGTATAGTAGGGATGAAGATATACTTATCATAGAATTTTCAGATGAGAAGATAGATTATGCTGAGGAAATGGGGCCAATAATAGTGCATTTCACGGAAGATGGGAAGCCTGTAATGCTTGAAATCCTTGATGCAAGCGAGTTTATAGCGGAGATAAGTAAAATTGCAATGAGAGCTAAAGATGAACCTATAGAAGTTTAAAAGTTTTTATTTGGATGAAACGCTGTCTTCTTATACAATATATATTGGTTTTCACATAATATTTGATGAGTTTGTTTATTTCCTCATGAAGTGATGGTCATGAGGAAATACGTTAACAGGAAATATGTATCTATCTTTCTAGTAGTTGTTGTAGCAATATTTTTGCTTTATAATTATTTTACATGCCCACGATACTTGAACCCAATTGGATCAGATTCATTCAAAGAATCCCTAGCATTGTATAAGCAGTATAATTATAATGCTCAGATAGGTTATTATGGTGGTCCTCTTGGGGAAATATATTTTGGATTAATTGCATATATTCCCACAACCCATAATATCACCGCTCCAGAAGACATTGAAGAACTAAACATTGTAGTCAGGAATGTGAATGAGAGAACATATAATCCATTGATAAGGGGATTCGCCGTAACCATTGAAAAAATTAGGATATATGTAATCAATGAGACTGAAATTAGTCTTAAAATGTATGCCACCGCATCCCCCTCTTATAAGAAGTCTTCATATGATTTCTTTGAATACTCATATTTAGTCCATCGCAATTACAATTACCTTCCAAAAAGGCTATACATATGTGTTGATTACACAGTTCATGCAATAATTCACCCATACATTGAAGGTTTTTATATAACTGCTGGATTCCACCTAAAAATTTATAGTGGAACCACAACAATCCTCATAAATATAGCGTAAGGATAGCAAGCTAAACATTATTGTTAAGCTTTTTGATTAAGACACTAAGGTTAATAGGCTTGCCAAAATTATATGATTGCGGGGAGATGACTTAAGCCCTTATAGTTTTATGTCTATTCTATATAATAGTGGAGAATTGTAGAGTATAGTAATCCTTTCCTATCAGGAAAAAAAAGTGGTGGTGAAGGTTTTTACCAGAGGCCAAGTAGTTTCCAGTATGGAAACCCTATTCCGAACCAGATGAGTAGGTATATTACTGATAGTAGGAGTCCGTAACCCCACCATTCCTTTATATCCATGTAGCCGGAGCCAAAGTATATGGGGGCTGGTCCTGTACCGTAGTGTGTGGTGGCAGCCATGAGGTTGGTTAAGTATCCTAGCATGAGTGCTACGAGAAGTGGAGGAGCTCCAGTGCCTACCATGACTACAGCGAATGCGGGGAAGAATGCTGTGACATGGGCTGTCATGCTTGCCATGAGGTAGTGGGCGTAATAGTATATTATTGCGAGAACGATGAGGGCTTGAAGCCACATCCATCCTGCAACTATTCCATTTGATGCTGTGGCTATCCATTTTATGACTCCAAGTTTGTTGAGTCCAGTGGCCATTGAAACGAGGCCGCCGAACCAGATTAGAGCATCCCATCCCCCCTTCTCCCCAAGAACATCCTCCCATCCCAATACTCCGAAAATCAGCATTAAGCTCAAACCCACAAGCGCTGTGACTGTGGCATTCAACTTTAGCGTATCTCCCAGTATCCAGAGGGCTAGTGTTAACAGGAATATTACAACTAAAGTCTTTTCCTGCCTTTTTGCTGGTCCTAATTCCTTAAGTTTCTCCATAGCAAGCTTAGGGGCCTCCTCACTCACCTTTATTTCAGGTTTAGTGAGGAGGTAGATTAGAGGTGGAACTATGAGGAAAGTTATTATGCCAGGCAATAGGGCACCCATAAGCCAAGTGGTCCATGTAACATCTACTTTTATTGTTTGAGAAGCTAACTGGGCAAGGAGGGGGTTAGCAGCCATACCAGTTAGGAATAAAGCTCCAGTTATAAGGGTAGTATGATACTCGTTGAATATGAGGAATTTACCTATCTTCTTGGCAGTTGGGCCTGGCTCTGAATCATAAGCATGGCACATACTCCTAACTATAGGATAGATTACTCCACCAGCCCTTGCAGTATTGCTTGGCATTGCAGGAGCAAGGACTAGGTCAGTTAATGATATTGAGTAACCTAGGAAGAGTGTTCTTCTACCAAGAGCTCTTATAAAGTAATAAGCAATCCTCTCACCAAGCATTGTCTTTAGGAAAGCTCTTGCAAACATGTATGCTACGAAAATGAGCCAAACAGTTGAATCGGAAAAGCCCGAGAGAGCATCACCTATACTTAAGACGCCTGTTAACGCTGAAACACCTACACCAATTATCACTATAGCCCCCTGCGGTAGAGGCCTCAATACCAGCCCCAATATGACCGCTACGAAAATGGCAAACAGACGCCAACCATTAATGCTCACGCCCACTGGAGGTGGAA belongs to Candidatus Culexarchaeum yellowstonense and includes:
- a CDS encoding anion permease encodes the protein MDKKKVAYGLLTFLIGLILWFIPPPVGVSINGWRLFAIFVAVILGLVLRPLPQGAIVIIGVGVSALTGVLSIGDALSGFSDSTVWLIFVAYMFARAFLKTMLGERIAYYFIRALGRRTLFLGYSISLTDLVLAPAMPSNTARAGGVIYPIVRSMCHAYDSEPGPTAKKIGKFLIFNEYHTTLITGALFLTGMAANPLLAQLASQTIKVDVTWTTWLMGALLPGIITFLIVPPLIYLLTKPEIKVSEEAPKLAMEKLKELGPAKRQEKTLVVIFLLTLALWILGDTLKLNATVTALVGLSLMLIFGVLGWEDVLGEKGGWDALIWFGGLVSMATGLNKLGVIKWIATASNGIVAGWMWLQALIVLAIIYYYAHYLMASMTAHVTAFFPAFAVVMVGTGAPPLLVALMLGYLTNLMAATTHYGTGPAPIYFGSGYMDIKEWWGYGLLLSVIYLLIWFGIGFPYWKLLGLW
- a CDS encoding DUF2283 domain-containing protein; translated protein: MRIRYSRDEDILIIEFSDEKIDYAEEMGPIIVHFTEDGKPVMLEILDASEFIAEISKIAMRAKDEPIEV
- a CDS encoding type II toxin-antitoxin system VapC family toxin, which encodes MIIELDSLIAYVNRRDKYHRVISKLFDRVATGELKNVKVATSAYLEYSLLLKSRGYSEDDIRKDLLLFKDFPNLDEAPLNLEVLIKASELREIYNISFFDSLHAATALLFDGVIASMDKAYTSIKGLKVVLPTEV